The sequence ATTTTAGAGCAAGTGGGCCTTTTATGTTCTAAAGGGGTTCAAGAAGTGGTTTTAACCGGCACCAATGTGGGGAGTTATGGGAAAGATAGAGGAAGCAATATCGCAAGATTGATTAAAAAATTAAGCCAGATTGCTGGATTAAAACGCATAAGGATTGGGAGCTTAGAGCCTAATCAAATCAACGATGAATTTTTAGAGCTTTTAGAAGAGGATTTTTTAGAAAAACATTTGCATATCGCTTTACAGCACAGCCATGATTTCATGTTAGAGAGGATGAACAGAAGAAACCGCACTAAAAGCGATAGGGAATTATTAGAGGTCATCGCTTCTAAGAATTTTGCTATCGGCACGGATTTTATTGTAGGGCATCCGGGCGAGAGCGGAAGCGTTTTTGAAAAAGCGTTTAAAAATTTAGAAAGCTTGCCTTTAACGCACATCCACCCTTTTATTTACAGCAAACGAAAAGACACCCCCTCTAGTTTGATGACTGATAGCGTGAGCTTGGAAGATTCTAAAAAGCGTTTGAATGCGATTAAAGATTTGATTTCACATAAAAATAAGGCGTTCAGGCTATTGCAACTCAAGCTCAACACGCCCCTAAAAGCCTTAGTGGAAGCGCAAAAAGACGGCGAATTTAAAGCCTTAGATCAATTTTTTAACCCCATTAAAATCAAAAGCGATAAGCCTTTAAGGGCTAGTTTTTTAGAAATCAAAGAGTATGAAATTAAGGAGAGGGAAAATCATGCCGTTTTCTAAATTTTTAGAAAACCTCACCGCTCCCTTTAAACGCATTAAAAACCGGTCGCTTGTTTTGG is a genomic window of Helicobacter pylori oki112 containing:
- the mtaB gene encoding tRNA (N(6)-L-threonylcarbamoyladenosine(37)-C(2))-methylthiotransferase MtaB; the encoded protein is MKKVYFKTFGCRTNLFDTQVMGENLKDFSATLEEQEADIIIINSCTVTNGADSAVRSYAKKMARLNKEVLFTGCGVKTQGKELFEKGFLKGVFGHDNKEKINALLQEKKRFFIDDNLENKHLDTTMVSEFVGKTRAFIKIQEGCDFDCNYCIIPSVRGRARSFEERKILEQVGLLCSKGVQEVVLTGTNVGSYGKDRGSNIARLIKKLSQIAGLKRIRIGSLEPNQINDEFLELLEEDFLEKHLHIALQHSHDFMLERMNRRNRTKSDRELLEVIASKNFAIGTDFIVGHPGESGSVFEKAFKNLESLPLTHIHPFIYSKRKDTPSSLMTDSVSLEDSKKRLNAIKDLISHKNKAFRLLQLKLNTPLKALVEAQKDGEFKALDQFFNPIKIKSDKPLRASFLEIKEYEIKERENHAVF